A stretch of Thermococcus bergensis DNA encodes these proteins:
- a CDS encoding ABC transporter ATP-binding protein, whose translation MEAIAVEDLTKSYGEIKALDSLTFSVQEGGILGIIGPNGAGKTTLVRILSLLLKPDKGRILLYGHEVNSRKSEIKNLFALLPQEAKSHFYTLTPFEYIYHYLRMRGFSRKDAKIRAGKAVEEFGIDYADKIMSTLSGGMVRKTLLAMILSADAKIYYLDEPTVGLDVENRLKLWEILREKSKNSTVVITSHYLNEISSVCDNVLLLKKGRVVAFGKPEKIARQYLSQFHSKIVVFGEFTKEDYTTRRAGKNTFVYTKSKSEEREVIEELKDTGIPFKREELTIEDIFLVGDLR comes from the coding sequence ATGGAAGCAATAGCAGTTGAAGATCTCACCAAGAGCTATGGAGAAATCAAAGCCCTCGATTCCTTAACTTTTTCAGTGCAGGAAGGGGGCATTCTCGGGATTATTGGGCCGAACGGTGCGGGAAAAACAACCTTAGTGAGAATTCTCAGTTTACTGCTTAAACCGGACAAGGGCAGAATACTCCTGTACGGTCATGAGGTTAATTCCCGCAAAAGCGAAATTAAAAACCTCTTTGCGCTCCTGCCTCAAGAGGCAAAGTCCCATTTTTACACCCTCACGCCTTTCGAGTACATTTACCACTACCTCAGGATGCGTGGATTTTCAAGGAAAGATGCCAAGATTCGGGCTGGAAAGGCTGTGGAGGAGTTTGGCATTGACTATGCCGATAAGATAATGTCAACGCTTTCGGGTGGCATGGTGAGGAAAACTCTGCTCGCCATGATTTTGTCGGCTGATGCTAAAATCTACTATCTGGATGAGCCTACTGTGGGGCTCGACGTTGAAAATCGCCTGAAGTTGTGGGAAATATTGAGAGAAAAAAGCAAGAACTCCACCGTAGTAATAACAAGCCACTATTTGAACGAAATTTCCAGCGTATGCGACAACGTGCTTCTCCTTAAAAAAGGAAGGGTGGTTGCTTTTGGTAAACCCGAGAAAATTGCACGGCAGTATCTATCACAGTTCCATTCGAAGATAGTTGTTTTTGGGGAGTTTACCAAGGAGGACTATACAACAAGGAGGGCAGGGAAGAACACTTTCGTCTATACCAAGTCAAAATCAGAGGAAAGAGAGGTGATTGAGGAGCTAAAAGATACTGGAATCCCTTTTAAAAGAGAGGAACTGACCATAGAAGATATATTCCTTGTGGGGGATTTGAGATGA